In Sphingomonas sp. LR60, the following are encoded in one genomic region:
- a CDS encoding squalene/phytoene synthase family protein → MVNEEKIPIVSDLERALAMTYAAPAHRAALDALWQLDDRLAAILRTTREPIVGQMRLTWWHEALLALDTAPPPAEPVLQALARDVVPRVPARRLADLVEGWEALLEPTLDQDAIQAHATHRGRGIFAAMATIVSVEDAAIPASGEGWALADLARHLEAPATADLARNMARDTFAAVDNYRWPAAARAIGAIAQSARLDLATDPRPRGHPARAARLLWLRVTGR, encoded by the coding sequence ATGGTTAATGAGGAAAAGATCCCGATCGTCAGCGATTTGGAGCGAGCGCTGGCGATGACCTATGCCGCGCCCGCGCATCGCGCGGCGCTGGACGCATTGTGGCAGCTCGATGATCGGCTGGCGGCGATCCTGCGCACCACACGCGAGCCGATCGTCGGACAGATGCGGCTGACGTGGTGGCACGAGGCCCTGCTCGCGCTCGACACGGCCCCGCCGCCCGCCGAGCCGGTGCTTCAGGCCCTTGCGCGCGATGTCGTGCCGCGCGTGCCCGCCCGTCGCCTTGCCGATCTCGTCGAGGGCTGGGAGGCGCTGCTCGAACCCACCTTGGACCAGGACGCGATACAGGCTCATGCGACGCACCGCGGCCGCGGGATATTCGCCGCAATGGCGACGATCGTAAGTGTCGAGGATGCCGCGATCCCCGCGTCGGGGGAGGGGTGGGCGCTGGCCGATCTGGCGCGGCACCTCGAAGCGCCAGCGACCGCCGATCTGGCGCGCAACATGGCCCGCGATACCTTCGCAGCGGTTGACAACTATCGTTGGCCGGCCGCGGCGCGAGCGATCGGTGCGATCGCCCAATCCGCGCGACTCGATCTCGCGACCGATCCAAGGCCCCGCGGCCACCCTGCGCGCGCCGCGCGGCTGTTATGGCTTCGGGTCACTGGACGCTGA
- a CDS encoding TadE/TadG family type IV pilus assembly protein, translating to MRVPFTLPRSLPRLIRDVSGNVAIMAAFAVIPLLAMIGGAIDASRTYMAATRLQQACDAGALAGRKAMANVTTLTAAEKAKANEFFRFNFPAGTYSAEQVTAVYDKGANGVVVGRASLSMPTTLMRMFGFGAVPVSTTRKAELHIPNTDIMFVLDVTGSMSANPAGGAETSQNPSKIDGLKQAVKDFYAALGPGPSTGAGRIRYGFVPYSSNVNVGRVLYALNPAYIAGGLGDEYINFPSRRGEYKASKCSDGRSNCDYVQWSWTNLSVDVSDWVRTTGRVTNPAFGKAIPRARTAALRPLSRGTAAFVKQARCRISREPRRWRCRRAPMIFKSI from the coding sequence ATGCGCGTGCCGTTTACCCTACCGCGTTCCCTGCCTCGATTGATACGCGACGTCTCTGGCAACGTCGCGATCATGGCGGCATTCGCGGTCATTCCGCTGCTGGCGATGATCGGTGGTGCGATCGACGCCAGCCGAACGTACATGGCCGCGACGCGTCTGCAACAGGCGTGCGATGCCGGCGCGCTCGCCGGGCGCAAGGCGATGGCGAACGTCACCACCCTGACCGCTGCCGAGAAAGCCAAGGCCAACGAGTTCTTCCGCTTCAACTTTCCCGCCGGCACCTATTCGGCCGAACAGGTCACCGCAGTCTACGACAAGGGCGCAAACGGTGTCGTGGTCGGCCGCGCATCGCTGTCGATGCCGACGACGTTGATGCGGATGTTCGGCTTCGGTGCGGTTCCGGTGAGCACGACGCGCAAGGCGGAACTGCATATTCCGAATACCGACATCATGTTCGTGCTCGATGTGACGGGCTCGATGTCGGCCAATCCGGCGGGTGGCGCGGAGACCAGCCAAAATCCGAGCAAGATCGACGGACTGAAGCAGGCGGTAAAAGACTTCTATGCGGCGCTGGGCCCGGGCCCGTCGACGGGCGCTGGCCGTATCCGTTACGGCTTCGTGCCCTATTCCTCGAACGTCAATGTCGGGCGGGTTCTTTACGCGCTCAATCCTGCTTACATCGCCGGCGGATTAGGCGACGAATACATCAATTTTCCATCGCGACGTGGCGAATACAAAGCGAGCAAGTGCAGCGACGGCCGGAGCAATTGCGATTATGTGCAATGGTCGTGGACCAATCTTTCGGTCGATGTTTCAGACTGGGTCCGTACGACCGGAAGGGTCACCAACCCGGCTTTTGGCAAGGCGATCCCACGGGCCAGAACGGCAGCGCTCCGTCCTCTTTCGCGTGGAACGGCTGCATTCGTGAAGCAAGCACGGTGCAGGATATCACGGGAACCTCGTCGCTGGAGGTGCCGTCGAGCGCCTATGATCTTCAAATCGATCTGA
- the nhaA gene encoding Na+/H+ antiporter NhaA, whose protein sequence is MALTPRLSGQVAARAHHSGAARLLKRAAPFFAIGEVSGGPLLIASLIALALVNSPLSAGYEQIWDTPLRLSYGGQAIALPLAEWVNDALMPLFFLIIGTEVKREFSKGSLSSLKTAVLPVAGAIGGLVVPIGIYFAFNYGTDTQHGWGVVAAMDTAFSLAIVAIFTTRLPPAVRAVLLAFAAIDDVFGLLVIAFAYTETLQASYLLLAGAGYIGILILLRLGWVASVAYVLLGAAVWIGVLGSGVHPTIAGVAIGLLLPTSSRLSEQRFVERVQRPVDRLRRAQKVASTATDGETAERGREEAQSQLGYIHEMAAATDEPAERLVRILTPWVSYFVLPLFALSNVRIHLSGELIGEALQSPLALGIVVGLVIGKPVGFFAATRMAAAVGIGKLPEGVTWRMIVGVGGVAGIGFTISLFIAELAFAGAERTEVAALAILTASLIAGLFGYVMLWSAAKDMDGKQAAD, encoded by the coding sequence ATGGCGCTCACTCCGCGCCTTTCCGGGCAGGTTGCCGCCCGGGCGCATCATTCCGGTGCGGCACGCCTGCTTAAACGTGCCGCGCCGTTCTTCGCGATCGGCGAGGTGTCGGGCGGTCCGCTGCTGATCGCCTCGCTGATCGCGCTCGCTCTCGTCAACTCGCCGTTGAGTGCTGGATATGAGCAGATCTGGGATACGCCGCTGCGACTGAGCTACGGTGGGCAAGCGATCGCGCTGCCGCTTGCGGAATGGGTCAACGACGCGCTGATGCCGTTGTTCTTCCTCATCATCGGCACGGAGGTGAAGCGCGAGTTCAGCAAGGGCTCGCTCTCGTCACTCAAGACGGCCGTCCTGCCTGTGGCGGGCGCGATCGGCGGGCTGGTGGTGCCGATCGGCATCTATTTTGCCTTCAACTACGGGACGGACACTCAGCACGGCTGGGGTGTGGTCGCGGCGATGGACACGGCGTTCAGCCTTGCGATCGTGGCGATCTTTACCACCCGCCTGCCCCCGGCGGTCCGCGCCGTGTTGCTGGCGTTTGCGGCGATCGACGACGTCTTCGGGCTGTTGGTGATCGCCTTCGCTTATACCGAGACGTTGCAGGCCAGCTACCTGCTGCTGGCGGGCGCGGGCTATATCGGAATCCTGATCCTGCTGCGGCTCGGATGGGTGGCGTCGGTGGCCTATGTGCTGCTGGGCGCCGCGGTGTGGATCGGGGTGCTCGGCTCCGGCGTCCATCCGACGATCGCGGGGGTGGCGATCGGTTTGCTGCTTCCGACCAGCTCGCGACTGTCGGAGCAACGCTTCGTCGAGCGCGTGCAGCGTCCGGTCGACCGATTGCGCCGCGCGCAGAAGGTGGCGAGCACCGCCACCGACGGCGAAACGGCAGAGCGCGGGCGCGAAGAGGCGCAGAGCCAGCTTGGCTACATCCACGAGATGGCAGCGGCCACCGACGAGCCGGCGGAACGGCTGGTTCGTATCCTGACGCCGTGGGTGTCGTATTTCGTGCTGCCGCTGTTCGCGCTGTCGAACGTCCGGATCCACTTGTCGGGCGAACTGATCGGTGAGGCGCTGCAGTCGCCGCTCGCGCTGGGGATCGTTGTCGGGCTGGTGATCGGCAAACCGGTAGGCTTCTTCGCTGCGACCCGCATGGCCGCGGCGGTGGGGATCGGCAAGTTGCCCGAAGGCGTGACGTGGCGGATGATCGTCGGCGTCGGCGGCGTTGCGGGGATTGGCTTCACGATCTCGCTGTTTATCGCCGAACTGGCCTTTGCGGGCGCGGAACGCACCGAAGTGGCCGCGCTGGCGATCTTGACCGCCTCGCTGATCGCGGGTTTGTTCGGCTATGTGATGTTGTGGAGCGCGGCCAAGGACATGGACGGCAAACAGGCCGCGGATTGA
- the pdhA gene encoding pyruvate dehydrogenase (acetyl-transferring) E1 component subunit alpha, whose amino-acid sequence MAKAPAARSEAPAADPQKTNRERPAEPRPYEASKDELLKFYEDMLLIRRFEEKAGQLYGLGLIGGFCHLYIGQEAVAVGLQSALTEKDSVITGYRDHGHMLLCGIPPKDVMAELTGRQAGISKGKGGSMHMFSVEHKFYGGHGIVGAQVSLGAGLAFSHKYNNDGGVCLAYFGDGAANQGQVYESFNMAELWKLPIIFVIENNQYAMGTSVNRASAEDQLYRRGESFRIPGIQVDGMDVLASRGAAEEALAWVRAGKGPIILEMKTYRYRGHSMSDPAKYRSRDEVQAVRDKSDPIEHVKKLLSEGHGVKEEDFKAVEQRIRKQVAESADFAESTPEPDPAELYTDVLVEKY is encoded by the coding sequence GTGGCAAAAGCCCCAGCAGCACGCAGCGAAGCACCGGCTGCCGACCCGCAGAAAACGAATCGCGAGCGTCCCGCCGAGCCACGCCCCTATGAGGCGAGCAAGGACGAACTCCTCAAATTCTACGAGGACATGCTGCTGATCCGCCGTTTCGAGGAAAAGGCTGGGCAGCTTTACGGCCTCGGCCTGATTGGCGGCTTCTGCCACCTGTACATCGGTCAGGAAGCGGTCGCGGTCGGGCTTCAGTCGGCACTGACCGAGAAGGACTCGGTCATCACCGGTTATCGCGACCACGGCCACATGCTGTTGTGCGGGATCCCGCCCAAGGACGTCATGGCGGAGCTGACCGGGCGTCAGGCCGGCATCTCGAAGGGCAAGGGCGGCTCGATGCACATGTTCAGCGTCGAGCATAAGTTCTACGGCGGCCACGGCATCGTCGGTGCGCAGGTCTCGCTCGGCGCGGGTCTCGCCTTCAGCCACAAGTACAACAACGACGGTGGCGTGTGCCTCGCCTATTTCGGCGACGGCGCGGCCAACCAGGGCCAGGTGTACGAAAGCTTCAACATGGCCGAGCTGTGGAAGCTCCCGATCATCTTCGTGATCGAGAACAACCAATACGCCATGGGCACCAGCGTGAACCGTGCCTCCGCCGAGGATCAGCTGTATCGCCGGGGCGAGAGCTTCCGCATTCCCGGCATCCAGGTCGACGGCATGGACGTGCTGGCGTCGCGCGGTGCGGCCGAAGAGGCGCTGGCATGGGTCCGCGCCGGCAAGGGGCCGATCATCCTCGAGATGAAGACCTATCGCTATCGCGGCCACTCGATGTCCGATCCGGCCAAATACCGGTCGCGCGATGAGGTGCAGGCTGTCCGCGACAAGTCCGACCCGATCGAGCACGTCAAGAAGCTGCTGTCCGAAGGCCACGGGGTCAAGGAAGAGGACTTCAAGGCGGTGGAGCAGCGCATCCGCAAGCAAGTCGCCGAATCGGCCGATTTCGCCGAGAGCACGCCGGAGCCGGATCCGGCCGAACTGTATACCGACGTTCTGGTGGAGAAGTACTGA
- a CDS encoding TadE/TadG family type IV pilus assembly protein — MFVSWVLVTAEVWGRLRRDHSGVAMIEFALSLVFLLPIALTGIELANFAVATLRLNQLAMMVSDNVARYRGGIDEAQVDEVMTGVAFAGRGIDFGQQGRVIVSTVEANGQTGTQAGYKITWQRCFGAKNVTSSYGAEGAGATNATLATGIGPAANKVKPVNNSALIFAELRYTYRPIVGTGFLAARELTALQSFTVRDRSSQTLTNSTNIPDAKRRLCDAAHLSAT; from the coding sequence ATGTTCGTGAGCTGGGTGCTGGTGACGGCCGAAGTGTGGGGACGCCTGCGGCGTGACCATTCCGGGGTCGCGATGATCGAGTTCGCGCTGTCGCTGGTATTCCTGCTGCCGATCGCGCTGACCGGGATTGAACTCGCCAATTTTGCGGTGGCGACGTTGCGGCTGAACCAGCTCGCGATGATGGTCTCGGACAATGTCGCGCGGTATCGCGGCGGCATCGACGAAGCGCAGGTCGACGAGGTGATGACCGGGGTGGCCTTTGCAGGGCGCGGGATCGACTTCGGCCAGCAAGGCCGCGTGATCGTTTCCACCGTCGAAGCCAACGGGCAGACCGGCACGCAGGCAGGCTATAAGATTACCTGGCAACGTTGCTTCGGCGCGAAGAACGTCACATCGTCTTATGGTGCCGAAGGCGCCGGAGCCACCAACGCTACATTGGCGACGGGCATCGGCCCTGCGGCGAACAAGGTGAAGCCGGTCAACAATTCGGCGCTGATCTTCGCGGAATTGCGGTACACCTACCGACCGATCGTCGGCACTGGCTTTCTGGCAGCGCGTGAGCTGACGGCGCTCCAGTCCTTCACGGTGCGCGATCGCTCTTCGCAGACGCTGACCAACAGCACCAACATACCCGACGCGAAACGCCGCCTGTGTGATGCCGCGCACCTCTCCGCCACCTGA
- a CDS encoding histidine kinase, protein MWRYLVGGVAALALVGAGWLIFDGVARPDPLSAPMGAARQTAAGVQDDPQATSLPEAPARDREQKRFDRYDKDRDGKVTRDEYLVPRRKAFAKLDVNGDGRLSFDEWAIKTTTHFSDADHDRSGAMDAKEFATTAPKRKTQRPTCRSDDAVKSDE, encoded by the coding sequence ATGTGGCGTTATTTGGTCGGCGGCGTGGCGGCGCTCGCGCTGGTCGGGGCAGGGTGGCTGATCTTCGACGGGGTCGCGCGCCCCGATCCGCTATCCGCGCCGATGGGCGCCGCTCGCCAAACCGCCGCGGGCGTGCAGGACGATCCGCAAGCGACGTCCCTGCCCGAAGCACCGGCGCGAGACCGTGAGCAAAAGCGCTTCGACCGCTACGACAAGGATCGGGACGGCAAGGTCACGCGGGACGAATATCTCGTCCCACGCCGCAAGGCTTTCGCCAAACTCGACGTGAACGGCGACGGGCGCCTCTCGTTCGACGAATGGGCAATCAAGACCACCACGCACTTTTCGGATGCCGACCACGATCGCTCGGGCGCAATGGATGCCAAGGAGTTCGCGACGACCGCTCCGAAGCGTAAGACGCAGCGCCCAACCTGCCGTAGCGACGACGCCGTCAAATCAGATGAGTGA
- a CDS encoding pyruvate dehydrogenase complex E1 component subunit beta, whose product MAIDIKMPALSPTMEEGTLAKWLVKEGDTVKSGDIMAEIETDKATMEFEAVDEGTVAKILVAEGTDGVKVGTVIMQLAGEGEEAGAATKDDSPKADAQADEKKTDTVEDSAHPAQEKVDTGTRQLFEAASHKAEVTDPAIPAGTEMVKVTVREALRDAMAEEMRADERVFVMGEEVAQYQGAYKVTQGLLDEFGDKRVIDTPITEYGFAGVGTGAAMGGLKPIVEFMTFNFAMQAIDHIINSAAKTNYMSGGQMRCPIVFRGPNGAASRVGAQHSQNYGPWYASVPGLIVIAPYDAADAKGLLKAAIRSQDPVVFLENELLYGRSFEIPKLDDWVLPIGKARIMREGKDVTIVSYSIGVGLALEAAETLSGEGIEAEVVDLRTLRPLDKQTVLKSLAKTNRLVVVEEGWPTCSIASEIAAIAMEEGFDDLDAPVLRVTNEDVPLPYAANLEKIALISSDKIVATVKKVCYRG is encoded by the coding sequence ATGGCGATCGACATCAAGATGCCGGCGCTGTCGCCCACCATGGAGGAGGGCACGCTCGCCAAGTGGCTGGTCAAGGAAGGCGATACCGTGAAGTCCGGCGACATCATGGCCGAGATCGAGACCGACAAGGCCACGATGGAATTCGAGGCGGTCGACGAAGGCACCGTCGCGAAGATCCTCGTTGCCGAAGGGACCGACGGCGTGAAGGTCGGTACGGTCATCATGCAGCTGGCCGGCGAAGGCGAGGAGGCGGGTGCTGCCACCAAGGACGACTCGCCCAAGGCGGATGCACAGGCCGACGAGAAGAAGACCGACACCGTCGAGGACTCGGCGCACCCCGCGCAGGAGAAGGTGGACACCGGCACCCGTCAGCTGTTCGAGGCCGCCTCGCACAAGGCTGAGGTCACCGACCCCGCGATCCCTGCGGGCACCGAGATGGTGAAGGTCACGGTCCGCGAAGCGCTACGCGACGCGATGGCCGAGGAAATGCGTGCGGACGAGCGCGTGTTCGTGATGGGCGAGGAAGTCGCGCAATATCAGGGTGCCTATAAGGTCACCCAGGGTCTGCTCGACGAGTTCGGCGACAAGCGCGTCATCGATACCCCGATCACCGAATATGGCTTTGCCGGTGTCGGCACGGGCGCGGCGATGGGCGGGCTGAAGCCGATCGTCGAGTTCATGACCTTCAACTTCGCGATGCAGGCGATCGACCACATCATCAACTCGGCCGCCAAGACCAATTACATGTCTGGCGGACAGATGCGCTGCCCGATCGTGTTCCGTGGTCCGAACGGCGCTGCGAGTCGCGTCGGTGCACAGCATTCGCAGAATTACGGGCCGTGGTACGCTTCGGTGCCGGGGCTGATCGTGATCGCGCCCTATGATGCCGCCGATGCCAAGGGCCTGCTGAAGGCGGCGATCCGTAGCCAGGATCCGGTCGTGTTCCTCGAGAACGAGCTGCTGTACGGCCGCTCGTTCGAGATCCCGAAGCTCGACGATTGGGTGCTCCCGATCGGCAAGGCGCGCATCATGCGTGAGGGCAAGGACGTGACGATCGTTAGCTATTCGATCGGCGTCGGGCTCGCGCTCGAAGCCGCGGAGACGCTGTCGGGCGAGGGGATTGAGGCGGAAGTCGTCGATCTGCGTACGCTGCGTCCGCTCGACAAGCAGACCGTGCTCAAGTCGCTCGCGAAGACAAACCGGCTGGTGGTGGTCGAGGAAGGCTGGCCGACCTGCTCGATCGCGTCGGAAATCGCTGCGATTGCGATGGAGGAAGGGTTCGACGACCTCGACGCGCCGGTGTTGCGCGTCACCAACGAGGACGTGCCGCTTCCTTACGCCGCCAACCTCGAGAAGATCGCGTTGATCTCGTCCGACAAGATCGTCGCGACGGTAAAGAAGGTCTGCTACCGCGGCTGA
- a CDS encoding HWE histidine kinase domain-containing protein — protein MDRSPLAPHPVTPYVAPLEVTAAIAAFESSLDPSDPFLAAVIHSITPMVVSDPRLPDNPIIFVNQAFEALTGFPASEVIGRNCRFMQGPLTEEADIQRLRAAIARRERIDIDLLNHRRDGTPFSNRLMVAPVFDPAGALRYFVATQLDVTIERHRLRRLQEDRDALTAEVERRETALVEREARLAMALKAGGLGTWSLALPDLNLTASPAYLDNFGQPADERFSFADFERSLHPEDYQRVCAALTDTVENGAPYDIEYRVLTPDGEQRWIHAQGALQYRADGSPLLLSGFSSNISVRKFAEEHRAVLARELTHRVKNTLATVGAVVSQTLRDAASLDEGRRAVAGRIASLGTAHELLVRDEVEGAAINEIVERVLAPFIDTGGSRFSIEGPMIRLSPEITLAMSMALHELATNAIKYGALSVSDGVVHIRWALAGLAGERRFCFSWIEQNGPPVVPPTRIGFGTRMIERVLAAHVSGKAAMSYPPSGARFEIEAPV, from the coding sequence TTGGATCGTTCTCCTCTCGCCCCTCACCCTGTCACGCCGTACGTCGCGCCGCTCGAGGTAACCGCGGCGATCGCGGCGTTTGAATCTTCGCTGGATCCAAGCGACCCGTTCCTGGCAGCGGTAATCCACTCGATCACGCCGATGGTCGTCAGCGATCCTCGGCTGCCGGATAACCCGATCATTTTCGTCAACCAGGCGTTCGAGGCGCTGACCGGCTTCCCGGCCAGTGAGGTGATCGGTCGCAATTGTCGCTTCATGCAAGGCCCCCTGACCGAGGAAGCGGATATACAGCGCCTGCGTGCAGCGATTGCGCGACGCGAGCGCATTGACATCGATCTGCTCAACCACCGCCGGGACGGGACGCCGTTCTCGAACCGGTTGATGGTCGCGCCGGTCTTCGACCCAGCCGGCGCATTACGCTATTTCGTCGCCACCCAGCTCGACGTGACGATCGAGCGCCATCGACTGCGCCGGTTGCAGGAGGATCGCGACGCGCTGACCGCCGAAGTGGAACGTCGCGAGACGGCGCTCGTCGAGCGCGAGGCGCGGTTGGCGATGGCGCTGAAGGCGGGCGGGCTCGGCACATGGTCGCTTGCGCTGCCCGACCTCAATCTCACGGCTTCGCCGGCGTATCTGGACAATTTCGGTCAGCCGGCAGACGAGCGATTCAGCTTCGCCGACTTCGAGCGAAGCCTGCATCCGGAAGACTATCAGCGCGTCTGTGCGGCGTTGACCGATACGGTCGAGAATGGTGCGCCGTACGATATCGAATATCGCGTGCTGACCCCGGATGGGGAGCAACGCTGGATTCACGCGCAAGGCGCATTGCAATATCGCGCGGACGGATCGCCGCTCCTCCTGTCCGGCTTCTCCTCGAACATCTCGGTGCGCAAGTTCGCGGAGGAGCATCGCGCGGTGCTTGCACGCGAATTGACCCACCGCGTCAAGAATACGCTAGCGACGGTCGGCGCGGTGGTCAGCCAGACGCTCCGCGACGCTGCATCGCTCGACGAAGGACGCCGCGCAGTCGCGGGTCGGATCGCAAGCCTCGGCACCGCGCATGAATTGCTGGTGCGCGACGAGGTCGAGGGCGCGGCGATCAACGAAATCGTCGAGCGCGTGCTGGCTCCGTTCATCGATACTGGCGGCAGCCGCTTTTCGATCGAAGGACCGATGATCCGCTTGTCGCCCGAAATCACGCTGGCGATGTCGATGGCGTTACACGAGCTTGCAACCAACGCGATCAAATATGGTGCCTTGTCGGTTTCCGATGGAGTCGTGCACATCCGTTGGGCGCTGGCGGGTCTCGCGGGGGAGCGGCGTTTCTGCTTCTCGTGGATCGAGCAGAACGGGCCACCGGTCGTGCCGCCAACACGGATCGGCTTTGGTACGCGGATGATCGAGCGGGTGCTTGCGGCTCACGTCAGCGGCAAGGCAGCGATGAGCTATCCGCCATCAGGCGCGCGGTTCGAGATCGAGGCACCGGTCTGA
- a CDS encoding TadE/TadG family type IV pilus assembly protein, which produces MVEFGLVVLPFLTLLMGALDLGFQVYLSALTNGAMERAARRATVGSISKDQVVAAIRSEVRTILPNGSRDDPGAVTVTPLSYTNFASVGKGERIVADTAPVGQYNSTDCYEDRNNNGRYDATFGGGDDMGTADDVIYYDVLVKVPRLFPFAGAIGLSPFTIVGARTLVRNQPYGDQQIRVKCS; this is translated from the coding sequence TTGGTCGAGTTCGGGTTGGTGGTGCTGCCGTTCCTGACGCTGTTGATGGGTGCGCTCGATCTTGGCTTCCAGGTGTATCTCAGCGCGCTCACGAACGGCGCGATGGAGCGCGCTGCACGCCGCGCGACGGTCGGCAGCATAAGCAAGGATCAGGTCGTGGCGGCGATCCGCTCGGAGGTTCGCACGATCCTGCCCAACGGCAGTCGTGACGATCCCGGCGCGGTGACGGTAACCCCGCTGAGCTACACAAATTTCGCGTCGGTCGGCAAAGGCGAGCGGATCGTTGCCGATACAGCACCGGTCGGCCAGTATAATTCGACCGACTGCTACGAGGATCGCAACAACAACGGCCGCTATGACGCCACGTTCGGCGGTGGCGACGATATGGGGACGGCGGACGACGTCATCTATTACGACGTGCTTGTGAAGGTGCCGCGACTGTTTCCGTTCGCCGGAGCGATCGGGCTGAGCCCGTTCACCATCGTGGGTGCACGAACGCTGGTCCGCAACCAGCCATATGGCGACCAGCAGATCCGGGTGAAATGTTCGTGA